A DNA window from Acetobacter aceti NBRC 14818 contains the following coding sequences:
- a CDS encoding DUF3311 domain-containing protein, giving the protein MKIFNILLIAPFIGLLWVPFYNFQTPMLLGFPFFYWYQFAWVPVTSVLIWLAWKKGEQS; this is encoded by the coding sequence ATGAAAATTTTCAATATCCTGCTCATAGCGCCCTTCATCGGGTTGCTGTGGGTGCCCTTCTATAACTTTCAGACTCCGATGCTGCTCGGATTCCCGTTTTTCTACTGGTACCAGTTCGCCTGGGTGCCGGTAACCTCGGTTCTGATCTGGCTTGCCTGGAAAAAGGGAGAGCAGTCATGA